GCTTGCTATTGGAGAAATGATGATAAGATTAAATGGAACTGAAAAAAGTTACTTTGTTTCAGGAGGATTTTTAGAGATCTCTAATAATAATGTAACTATTTTAGCAGATGAAGCTATGGCATCTGAATTAATTGATTTAGAAAGAGCTAAAAAAGAAGCTGAAGAGGCTAAAGCAAAATTAGAGAAGTTGAAAGAGGACAAAGATATCCTTATGACTGAAAAAAATCTAAATGCAGCATTAACTAAGGTTCGTTTAGCAGAAAAATTATTATAATTGATATAGAGAGACTTGAAATTTCAAGTCTCTTTTTCTATTCTTTACACTTTTTTTACTTTAAATAAATATAGATTTTAAGTTAAGTTTATACTATAGAGTTAAGAGGTGAAAGATTATGAAAAAAATTATTTTTTTAAGTTTAATAGCAAGTTCAATACTTTATGCAGATGTGGTAGAAATAAAACAATATATTGTTGATGCAGGAAATTATAAGATAAACTATGAGGGAAAAGAGAGAGAATTTCTTACAGGAATAAATCCAGGATATGGTTCAGCTTTAACTTTTAAAGGTGAAGATAAAGATGGAAATCTTGAGTTTTATGCTGTAACAGATAGGGGACCTAATGCAGATACTCCTAAATATATTGAAGATGGAAAAGAGTTTTCAGGTAAATTTTTCCCAGTTCCTAATTTTGCTCCAAGTATAGGAGTTATAAAAGTAAAAAAAATGGAGCTAAAATAGTAGAGAGTACTCCTTTAAAAAATTATAGAAATGAGAAGATATCAGGAAGAGTTATTCCAGAAGGTATTGTAGGATCAACAGGAGAAAAGGCTCTGAATTTTGATATGAGCAGATTGAGTAATGATTTTGATGGACTTGATACAGAGGGAATAGCAGTAGATAAAGATGGGAACTTTTGGTTATGTGATGAGTATGGACCTTTTATAGCAAAGGCAACTAAAGATGGAAGAATAGTTGAAAAATATGGTCCTAAAGAGGGATTACCAGAAATATTAAAATATAGAGTTCCAAATAGAGGATTTGAAGGGTTAACAATAGATGAAAATGGAGATGTATATGCAACAGTACAAAGTCCATTAGACATAGATGGAAAAACAAAGAAAAATGCAGAGTACACAAGAATAGTTAGGTTTAATCCTGAAACAAAAGAAACAACAATGTATGCTTATCCAGTAGATAAAAATTATAAGCATTTTGGAAATGCAAAAATAGGGGATATTTGCTCAATAGGAAATGGAAAGTTTTTAATAATAGAGCAAGGAAAACAAAATGGAGAGATGCAAAATTTAATCTATTTGATAGATATAAATGGTGCTGATGAGATAGAAAATAATGGAGATCTTGAATATGGTAGATTAAAAGATTTAAAACCAGTGAAAAAAGAGCTTTTAATAGATTTAAGAAAATATGGTTGGAATATAGAAAAGGCAGAGGGACTTACTCTTCTTCCAGATGGAAAAACAATAGCAGTTGTAAATGATAATGATTTCGGAATTCAAACTAAACTTGAAGATCCAGAAAATAAAAATTCAGATTTAGAAGATTACAGCTATGATAGAGATAAAAAAGAGTTTTTCTATAAAGGTAAAGAGGCTAAAAAAGTTAAAATTGGAATGGAACAAAATAGCAAAGCAGAGAGAGAAAGTCAAATATGGTTCTTTAAATTAGATAGTAAATTAAACTAGAAAATAAATTTAAAAAATTAGCACTCATCTATTGACATTGCTAATAAAAGGTGTATAATAGAATTATGAAGATGAAGGAAATATAAGATACATCAATACTCGAGAGAGCATAAAGATGCACATAATAAGGAGTGATGTTATATGTTACCAAGTATTTTTAAAAAAGGATTTATGGATGATTTCTTTAATGATGATTTCTTAATGGATTTTGGAGGAAAAAATAGAAATA
This genomic window from uncultured Fusobacterium sp. contains:
- a CDS encoding esterase-like activity of phytase family protein → MVESTPLKNYRNEKISGRVIPEGIVGSTGEKALNFDMSRLSNDFDGLDTEGIAVDKDGNFWLCDEYGPFIAKATKDGRIVEKYGPKEGLPEILKYRVPNRGFEGLTIDENGDVYATVQSPLDIDGKTKKNAEYTRIVRFNPETKETTMYAYPVDKNYKHFGNAKIGDICSIGNGKFLIIEQGKQNGEMQNLIYLIDINGADEIENNGDLEYGRLKDLKPVKKELLIDLRKYGWNIEKAEGLTLLPDGKTIAVVNDNDFGIQTKLEDPENKNSDLEDYSYDRDKKEFFYKGKEAKKVKIGMEQNSKAERESQIWFFKLDSKLN
- the atpC gene encoding ATP synthase F1 subunit epsilon, translated to MATFNVKVVTYQEKVLEQEADFLLVRTTEGDMGVLPNHSPFVAELAIGEMMIRLNGTEKSYFVSGGFLEISNNNVTILADEAMASELIDLERAKKEAEEAKAKLEKLKEDKDILMTEKNLNAALTKVRLAEKLL